In Papio anubis isolate 15944 chromosome 17, Panubis1.0, whole genome shotgun sequence, the following are encoded in one genomic region:
- the LOC108582540 gene encoding predicted GPI-anchored protein 58 isoform X2 translates to MSTAAEGQKAPRRPQPLVPAPEAARRPTPPPSPRRRPLLPSAPRPRSAGLSASGHPCAAALTRVTSGPAPRAHRRAGAGPRAAPPAWPACPATVCLASPRAPIFRDFAALDGYRGAGARFPGPSTYAPMMTLRPREMSDWS, encoded by the exons atgtcgACGGCTGCAGAAGGGCAGAAGGCACCGCGCCGACCCCAGCCCCTAGTGCCAGCACCGGAGGCGGCGCGCcgtcccaccccacccccctccccGCGCCGGCGGCCGCTGCTCCCCAGCGCTCCGCGGCCCCGCAGCGCCGGGCTCAGCGCATCCGGCCACCCATGTGCCGCGGCCCTGACAAGAGTGACGTCAGGGCCCGCACCTCGCGCCCATAGGCGTGCGGGGGCGGGGCCACGCGCGGCCCCGCCCGCCTGGCCCGCTTGCCCCGCCACCGTGTGTTTAGCGTCGCCGCGCGCGCCGATTTTCCGGGACTTTGCAGCGCTGGATGGTTACAGGGGAGCAGGTGCCAGATTCCCTGGGCCATCAACTTACGCTccg atgatgacactgaggcccagagaaatgaGTGACTGGTCATGA
- the LOC108582540 gene encoding predicted GPI-anchored protein 58 isoform X1, which produces MSTAAEGQKAPRRPQPLVPAPEAARRPTPPPSPRRRPLLPSAPRPRSAGLSASGHPCAAALTRVTSGPAPRAHRRAGAGPRAAPPAWPACPATVCLASPRAPIFRDFAALDGYRGAGARFPGPSTYAPKQLRMAAQEKRAG; this is translated from the exons atgtcgACGGCTGCAGAAGGGCAGAAGGCACCGCGCCGACCCCAGCCCCTAGTGCCAGCACCGGAGGCGGCGCGCcgtcccaccccacccccctccccGCGCCGGCGGCCGCTGCTCCCCAGCGCTCCGCGGCCCCGCAGCGCCGGGCTCAGCGCATCCGGCCACCCATGTGCCGCGGCCCTGACAAGAGTGACGTCAGGGCCCGCACCTCGCGCCCATAGGCGTGCGGGGGCGGGGCCACGCGCGGCCCCGCCCGCCTGGCCCGCTTGCCCCGCCACCGTGTGTTTAGCGTCGCCGCGCGCGCCGATTTTCCGGGACTTTGCAGCGCTGGATGGTTACAGGGGAGCAGGTGCCAGATTCCCTGGGCCATCAACTTACGCTccg aaGCAGTTGCGGATGGCTGCTCAAGAGAAACGAGCAGGATAG